In the genome of Fusarium fujikuroi IMI 58289 draft genome, chromosome FFUJ_chr02, one region contains:
- a CDS encoding related to protein BRO1, required for normal response to nutrient limitation produces MISVPLKATNEIDWIEPLKGYIRDTYGDDPERYAEECATLNRLRQDVRGAGKDSTSGRDMLYRYYGQLELLDLRFPVDEQHIKISFTWFDAFTHKSTAQYSLAFEKASIIFNISAVLSCHAAAQDRAEESALKTAYHNFQASAGMFTYINENFLHAPSSDLSRETVKALIHIMLAQAQEVFLEKQIADKKKIGLLAKLAAQAGYLYGQALEGVQENVNKAIFEKVWLLMIQIKTNLLNSMAQYYQALADDEANQHGIAAGRLQVAEAQAKEAERIARNFPSSVPMSSNLSADCGGFLQEITKRHHSTVQTQLQSALRDNDYVYHQEVPAEASLEAVAKLPAAKPIPVSELYAGQDIQRITGPDLFAKIVPFAVTESASLYDEEKAKLVRAEAERVETANDEMAASLDYLRLPGALQVLKGGFDQDTLPDEDFRQWCADVSDQDNPVTLFDSLRSEKDSILMILDKSTKQLDMEEGVCEKMRSKYENDWTQQPSSRLTTTLRGDIRHYREALDEASRSDNQLAGKLRQNEMDFDEMRRAAQSGEVDQLFQRAVAQARARGSNATSPAGIEPNLLDDDFEEGPSVVDQINRVEDILKKLNLIKRERNQVLKDLKEKAHNDDISQILILNKKSISNYETQLFEQELEKFRPHQNRLLQANHKQSALMKELTNTFNRLLQDKRVQSEQSKYEAIQRQRSSVINRYKRAYQEFLDLVAGLQSAKNWYAEMRETVESLEKNVDSFVNNRRSEGAQLLNQIEQERSSSKNSQAEMERERLRGLMDRMSIDPSKSSPQPQTQNRPAPPSQYQQGQNPRYPQTNYQGQYQAPNSPPVQKQTLAQQAYQNFSPPPTTQSFGPPPINTFVQPTYNPSQYGRTPGPTSPPPNQTSFNIGGYRGPASPPPNQTTFGQTQSFGGYGASATPQTQGGYVPPGFVPPPPPPGPPPLGPQQTFHYGNQPSSAHPNSAYPQSAHPQSAVPQQQQQNDPWAGLNAWK; encoded by the exons ATGATCTCGGTGCCCCTCAAGGCTACCAACGAGATTGACTGGATTGAGCCTCTGAAGGGCTATATCCGCGATACTTATGGCGATGATCCAGAACGCTATGCAGAGGAGTGTGCGACACTGAATCGATTGAGACAAGATGTGCGTGGCGCTGGAAAGGATAGCACTTCTGGACGAGATATGCTTTATCGCTACTATGGGCagctcgagcttcttgacctaCGATTTCCTGTTGATGAGCAGCACATCAAGATATCCTTTACATG GTTCGACGCATTTACACACAAATCTACTGCGCAATATTCGCTCGCCTTCGAGAAAGCCTCTATCATATTCAACATCTCTGCTGTTCTCTCCTGTCACGCTGCTGCTCAAGACCGCGCCGAGGAGTCCGCCCTCAAGACTGCCTACCACAACTTTCAGGCTTCAGCTGGCATGTTCACTTACATCAACGAAAACTTCCTCCATGCGCCATCATCCGACCTTAGTAGAGAGACTGTCAAGGCACTGATTCATATCATGCTCGCACAGGCTCAGGAAGTATTCCTTGAAAAGCAAATTGCTGATAAGAAAAAGATTGGGTTGCTCGCAAAGTTGGCTGCTCAGGCTGGCTATCTATATGGCCAGGCCCTTGAAGGTGTTCAGGAAAATGTGAACAAGGCTATTTTTGAGAAAGTGTGGCTGTTAATGATACAG ATCAAAACCAACCTGCTGAACTCTATGGCACAATACTATCAAGCATTAGCGGATGACGAGGCTAACCAGCACGGTATCGCTGCTGGAAGACTGCAAGTTGCCGAGGCCCAAGCAAAAGAAGCCGAGCGCATTGCTAGGAACTTTCCTAGCTCGGTTCCCATGAGCTCGAACCTGAGTGCCGACTGTGGAGGATTTCTTCAGGAAATTACGAAAAGACATCACTCGACAGTGCAAACTCAGCTGCAAAGTGCTTTGAGAGATAATGACTATGTGTACCATCAAGAAGTGCCCGCCGAGGCCAGCCTGGAAGCCGTCGCCAAGCTGCCAGCCGCGAAGCCAATTCCTGTCAGCGAGCTATATGCTGGTCAAGACATTCAACGAATCACTGGACCAGACCTTTTCGCTAAAATCGTGCCGTTTGCTGTTACGGAGTCTGCCAGCTTatatgatgaagagaaagccaagcttgtACGAGCTGAGGCAGAACGGGTGGAAACGGCCAATGATGAAATGGCAGCTAGCCTGGATTATTTGAGGCTGCCAGGAGCATTGCAAGTGCTCAAGGGTGGATTCGACCAGGATACCCTGCCTGACGAGGACTTCCGGCAGTGGTGCGCTGATGTTTCTGACCAAGACAACCCGGTAACCTTGTTCGATTCGCTCCGGTCCGAGAAGGATTCCATCCTCATGATCCTGGATAAGAGCACGAAGCAACTCGATATGGAGGAAGGTGTATGTGAAAAAATGCGATCCAAGTATGAAAACGACTGGACACAGCAGCCAAGCTCGAGACTCACAACGACATTACGGGGCGACATTCGCCATTACCGTGAGGCTTTGGATGAGGCATCAAGGAGTGACAACCAGCTAGCGGGTAAACTTCGACAGAACGAAATGGATTTTGATGAAATGCGACGGGCTGCTCAGTCAGGAGAAGTCGACCAGCTGTTTCAACGTGCCGTTGCACAAGCGCGAGCAAGGGGAAGTAACGCAACAAGCCCAGCTGGCATCGAGCCGAATCTTTTGGATGACGATTTTGAAGAGGGTCCTAGTGTTGTGGATCAGATCAACAGGGTTGAGGATATTCTCAAGAAACTCAACCTTATCAAGCGAGAACGAAACCAGGTGCTGAAGgatttgaaggagaag GCCCACAACGACGATATTTCCCAGATTCTCATATTGAATAAGAAGTCTATATCTAATTATGAGACGCAGCTCTTTGAGCAAGAGCTGGAAAAGTTCCGGCCTCATCAAAACCGACTTTTGCAAGCCAATCACAAGCAGTCGGCTTTGATGAAGGAGCTCACGAACACGTTCAACAGATTATTGCAGGATAAGCGAGTTCAATCGGAACAGAGCAAATATGAGGCAATCCAGCGGCAGCGATCATCAGTCATCAACCGATATAAGCGCGCATACCAGGAATTCCTGGACCTTGTCGCAGGCTTACAGAGCGCCAAAAATTGGTATGCTGAGATGCGCGAGACAGTagagagcttggagaagaacGTCGACAGCTTTGTCAACAACCGTAGATCTGAGGGCGCGCAGCTACTCAACCAAATTGAGCAGGAGCGGTCATCGAGCAAGAACTCGCAGGCCGAGATGGAGCGAGAGAGACTCAGGGGTCTCATGGACCGAATGTCGATAGACCCTTCCAAGTCATCGCCACAGCCTCAGACGCAAAATCGGCCAGCACCCCCCTCGCAGTATCAGCAGGGACAGAATCCTCGATATCCGCAAACCAATTACCAAGGCCAGTATCAGGCGCCGAACTCACCTCCGGTGCAGAAACAAACCCTGGCTCAACAAGCATACCAGAACTTTTCTccgccaccaacaacacaaTCGTTCGGACCTCCTCCTATCAACACTTTCGTGCAGCCTACATATAATCCAAGTCAGTATGGACGTACACCTGGACCTACGTCGCCTCCCCCGAACCAAACGTCGTTCAACATCGGAGGCTACCGGGGCCCTGCATCACCGCCTCCTAACCAGACAACGTTCGGACAAACTCAATCATTTGGAGGATACGGAGCTTCAGCTACACCACAGACACAGGGAGGCTATGTGCCACCTGGATTCGTGCCACCTCCGCCACCTCCTGGGCCACCACCGCTTGGACCTCAACAGACATTTCATTATGGAAATCAGCCTAGCAGCGCGCACCCAAACAGTGCTTATCCACAGAGTGCGCATCCTCAATCAGCAGtccctcagcaacagcagcaaaatGATCCCTGGGCAGGGCTGAATGCATGGAAGTAA